In Candidatus Sysuiplasma jiujiangense, one genomic interval encodes:
- a CDS encoding phosphoadenosine phosphosulfate reductase family protein produces MKTFLSFGAGVQTTAMLILIAKGEVEADTLVFADTGAEHPETYDYIEKYDKPLCEKIGMPFMTVRMHRRITNVDTKKQEHADSLREAIVKRHRVPSINMRWCTEYSKITPIKLALRGMQKEGIFMKPATALIGISIDEKHRAFNSDGSWKQPHHSEYRNAYPMVERSISRDDCHRIIKDYGWPDPVKSGCYFCPFQSPKEWAALYHTHPILFWDAVALEEQDIKFPTYNLYPRGKSKGLRRLASGPGFGNGSLSIFDDYEGNVCVEVEASCMI; encoded by the coding sequence ATGAAGACCTTCCTATCATTCGGTGCAGGTGTCCAGACAACAGCGATGCTGATCCTGATCGCAAAAGGTGAGGTAGAAGCTGATACCCTCGTATTCGCTGATACAGGGGCAGAGCATCCGGAAACCTACGATTACATCGAGAAATATGACAAACCGTTGTGTGAAAAGATTGGCATGCCATTTATGACGGTGAGAATGCACCGCAGGATAACAAATGTGGACACGAAAAAGCAGGAACATGCCGATTCACTCAGGGAAGCAATCGTAAAACGGCATAGGGTTCCAAGCATCAATATGAGGTGGTGCACTGAATACTCAAAGATAACGCCAATAAAGCTCGCACTCAGGGGAATGCAGAAAGAAGGCATATTCATGAAGCCGGCAACTGCGCTGATTGGAATAAGCATTGATGAGAAGCACCGAGCTTTTAATTCCGATGGATCATGGAAGCAGCCGCATCATTCAGAATACCGGAATGCTTATCCTATGGTTGAACGGAGCATATCGAGGGATGACTGCCACCGTATCATAAAGGATTATGGCTGGCCCGATCCTGTCAAGTCAGGGTGCTATTTCTGCCCGTTCCAGTCACCAAAGGAATGGGCTGCACTGTACCATACTCATCCGATCTTATTCTGGGATGCTGTCGCACTGGAAGAGCAGGATATCAAATTTCCAACCTATAATCTATATCCAAGAGGAAAGTCAAAAGGATTGAGGAGACTGGCATCGGGACCGGGTTTCGGGAACGGATCCCTCAGTATCTTCGATGATTATGAGGGAAATGTGTGTGTGGAGGTTGAAGCATCATGCATGATATAA